A window of Ignavibacteria bacterium contains these coding sequences:
- a CDS encoding energy transducer TonB yields MPVLKTPKADLKRKYQRVFEISLIMALTVLIIAFKFFPTFEGSGAEMQAVQELVNVEDIVKTKQENKPPPPPKPPIPIEAPSDDVLEDIEIGSTEIDLSQTFEAPPPPPKETKVIEEEVTYFEVVEDMPEPIGGIQAIQSKITYPEIAKRAGVEGKVYILAYVNEQGEVTKTEVLRGIGAGCDEAAEKAVRDTKFKPGKQRGKPVKVKVAVPIVFTLK; encoded by the coding sequence ATGCCAGTATTAAAGACACCCAAAGCAGACTTAAAACGGAAATATCAGAGAGTCTTCGAAATATCATTGATCATGGCTTTAACGGTTTTAATTATCGCATTTAAGTTTTTCCCAACTTTCGAAGGTTCTGGCGCTGAAATGCAGGCAGTGCAAGAATTAGTTAACGTTGAAGATATCGTTAAAACGAAGCAAGAAAACAAACCACCGCCCCCGCCAAAACCTCCGATTCCAATTGAAGCACCATCTGATGATGTACTTGAAGATATTGAAATTGGAAGCACGGAAATAGACCTATCACAAACATTTGAAGCTCCACCTCCACCCCCAAAAGAGACTAAAGTGATCGAAGAGGAAGTGACATATTTTGAAGTCGTTGAAGATATGCCTGAACCAATTGGCGGTATTCAAGCGATTCAATCCAAAATTACTTACCCGGAAATTGCAAAGAGAGCGGGAGTCGAAGGAAAAGTTTATATCTTAGCTTATGTCAATGAACAAGGTGAAGTCACTAAGACAGAAGTTTTACGAGGAATAGGTGCTGGATGTGATGAAGCAGCAGAAAAAGCTGTGAGGGATACTAAATTCAAACCAGGCAAGCAGAGGGGAAAACCAGTCAAAGTTAAAGTTGCTGTTCCAATTGTGTTCACATTGAAATAA
- the asnS gene encoding asparagine--tRNA ligase yields MSKVYIEDLARHVNSEVELKGWIYNKRSSGKIRFIVLRDGTGICQCVLVKSNLSEETFNLFDKLTQESAVRIVGKVRKENRSPGGFEIELKELEIISIAEEYPITPKDHGIEFLMDRRHLWLRSSRQHAILRVRHEIIKAIRNFFDNKGFTLVDSPILTPAACEGTSTLFETNYFDLGKAFLSQSGQLYAEASALALGKVYTFGPTFRAEKSKTRRHLTEFWMVEPEVAFFDLNDDMDLAEEFVEYIVQTVLKNRSQELKLLERDISKLENVKRPFPRLHYEEAIEILKKDGINFEWGNDLGGTDETVLAEKFDKPVMIHHYPAQVKAFYMKRDPNDSRYALAVDMLAPEGYGEIIGGSQREDNYDLLLHRIKEHYLPQEAFDWYLDLRRFGSVPHAGFGLGVERTVAWICKLDHLRETIPFPRMIYRNTP; encoded by the coding sequence ATGTCTAAAGTATATATTGAAGATTTAGCCCGCCATGTTAACTCCGAAGTTGAGCTTAAAGGTTGGATTTATAATAAAAGATCAAGCGGAAAGATTCGTTTTATTGTTTTACGCGACGGCACAGGAATTTGCCAGTGCGTTCTTGTAAAATCAAATCTATCTGAGGAGACTTTCAATCTTTTTGATAAATTAACACAAGAATCCGCGGTTAGGATTGTAGGTAAAGTTAGAAAAGAAAACCGGTCGCCCGGGGGATTCGAGATCGAATTAAAAGAGCTTGAAATTATATCAATTGCCGAAGAATATCCAATTACACCAAAGGATCATGGAATAGAATTTTTGATGGACAGACGACATTTGTGGCTGCGTTCAAGCAGGCAGCATGCTATACTTAGAGTTCGTCATGAAATTATAAAAGCTATTCGTAACTTTTTTGATAACAAGGGATTTACACTTGTTGATTCACCAATTTTAACTCCTGCAGCTTGCGAGGGGACATCTACACTATTTGAAACTAATTACTTTGATTTAGGTAAGGCATTCTTGTCTCAATCAGGTCAACTGTATGCTGAAGCTTCTGCTTTAGCCCTTGGGAAAGTATACACATTTGGTCCCACATTTCGTGCAGAAAAATCAAAAACGCGCCGGCATTTGACCGAATTTTGGATGGTAGAGCCTGAGGTCGCTTTTTTTGATTTGAATGATGACATGGATCTCGCTGAGGAATTCGTTGAATATATAGTTCAGACTGTTTTAAAAAACAGATCACAAGAATTAAAACTGCTTGAAAGGGATATTTCTAAACTGGAAAATGTGAAAAGGCCATTTCCTCGATTGCACTATGAAGAAGCAATTGAAATCTTAAAGAAAGACGGAATTAATTTTGAGTGGGGGAATGATCTCGGCGGAACTGATGAAACGGTTTTAGCAGAAAAATTTGATAAACCTGTTATGATTCATCATTATCCTGCTCAAGTTAAAGCATTTTATATGAAACGCGACCCGAATGATTCTCGATATGCGCTTGCTGTTGATATGTTAGCTCCGGAAGGATATGGTGAAATAATTGGCGGAAGTCAAAGAGAAGATAACTATGACTTACTTCTCCATCGGATCAAAGAACATTATCTGCCTCAGGAAGCATTCGATTGGTATCTCGATCTTAGAAGATTTGGCAGTGTTCCTCATGCCGGTTTTGGATTAGGTGTTGAAAGAACTGTCGCTTGGATCTGTAAGCTTGATCACCTTCGTGAAACGATTCCATTTCCCAGAATGATTTATAGAAACACTCCTTAA
- the nuoL gene encoding NADH-quinone oxidoreductase subunit L translates to MFTNLIYLAVFFPLIGFILNSFLGRKIKSEKVVGIIGSGAVGLAFLISAFSFFEVLALPVDERTIIVTLFQWMKVANLDISFGYQVDPLSLVMSLIVTGVGLLIHVYSIGYMHGDKGFARFFAYLNLFIFMMMNLILADNFVLLFLGWEGVGLCSYLLIGFWYDRKFEKSTTADAAKKAFIVNRIGDFGFLLGMFLIYMTYGSLKFSEVFLFADKIPVPEITLTLITLFLFIGATGKSAQIPLFVWLPDAMAGPTPVSALIHAATMVTAGVYMVSRCSILFIQAETTMMIIAVIGLATAFIAATIGLVQNDIKKVLAYSTVSQLGFMFLALGVGAFTAGIFHLMTHAFFKALLFLGAGSVIHAMHDEQDIRKMGGLKSIMPKTYWTFLAAALAISGIPPLSGFFSKDEILWKSFADGSSILYVIAITTAMMTAFYIFRLFFLTFEGKRRWSEQLHLHESPSVMTVPLIILGVLSVIGGLIGMPALFVGENGNLFASWLAPVFQPALSKITHYGEHSHTTEFLLMILSAGIAVVSIYLARKFYLQNIRPITSLVNNFTKLYKLLLNKYWIDEVYDLLVVNPIKTASEKFLWKVNDVKIIDGFLNGTAAFFDSGSKFIRKIQNGVAQFYALVMVFGIAIILFILFIF, encoded by the coding sequence ATGTTTACAAATTTAATTTACCTCGCAGTTTTTTTTCCTCTGATTGGATTCATTTTAAATTCATTTCTTGGGAGAAAAATCAAAAGTGAAAAAGTTGTTGGAATTATCGGAAGTGGTGCTGTCGGTTTAGCATTTTTGATTTCCGCTTTTTCATTTTTTGAAGTATTAGCTCTTCCAGTCGATGAACGAACTATTATAGTAACCCTCTTCCAGTGGATGAAAGTGGCAAACCTTGATATTTCATTTGGCTACCAAGTTGACCCGCTTTCGCTGGTGATGAGTCTGATTGTCACTGGTGTTGGACTTTTAATTCATGTTTACTCAATTGGATATATGCATGGAGATAAGGGATTTGCGAGATTCTTTGCTTATTTAAATTTATTCATCTTCATGATGATGAATTTGATTTTAGCGGATAATTTTGTTCTGCTATTTTTAGGATGGGAAGGAGTCGGGCTTTGTTCATATCTATTAATTGGATTTTGGTATGATAGAAAATTCGAAAAGAGCACTACTGCTGATGCTGCAAAAAAAGCTTTTATAGTGAATCGAATTGGCGACTTCGGATTTTTACTCGGAATGTTCTTAATTTATATGACCTACGGCAGCTTGAAATTTTCAGAGGTATTTTTATTTGCAGATAAAATTCCAGTTCCTGAGATTACATTAACTTTAATAACTTTGTTTTTATTTATTGGAGCAACAGGAAAATCAGCACAGATTCCCTTATTTGTATGGCTTCCGGATGCGATGGCGGGTCCAACACCTGTTTCTGCACTCATTCATGCTGCAACTATGGTGACTGCAGGTGTATATATGGTATCAAGGTGTTCTATTTTATTCATTCAAGCAGAAACTACAATGATGATCATTGCAGTGATTGGGCTTGCAACAGCTTTCATTGCAGCAACAATTGGCTTAGTGCAGAACGATATTAAAAAAGTTTTAGCGTACTCTACAGTCAGTCAACTCGGATTTATGTTCCTCGCACTTGGAGTTGGCGCCTTCACTGCTGGAATTTTTCACTTAATGACTCATGCTTTTTTCAAAGCTTTATTATTTCTTGGTGCGGGTTCAGTAATTCATGCAATGCATGATGAACAAGACATTCGAAAAATGGGTGGATTAAAATCGATCATGCCGAAAACTTATTGGACGTTTTTAGCTGCAGCACTTGCAATTTCTGGTATCCCACCCCTATCAGGATTTTTCTCGAAAGATGAAATACTTTGGAAATCATTTGCGGATGGATCGAGCATACTTTATGTGATTGCCATTACAACTGCAATGATGACTGCATTTTATATTTTTAGATTATTCTTCTTGACATTTGAAGGAAAGAGAAGATGGTCTGAGCAACTACATCTGCATGAATCTCCTTCAGTGATGACAGTGCCTTTGATTATTCTCGGAGTTCTATCAGTCATTGGCGGCTTGATAGGGATGCCCGCACTCTTTGTCGGCGAAAATGGAAATCTGTTTGCATCATGGCTGGCTCCAGTATTTCAGCCTGCTCTAAGTAAAATAACTCATTATGGAGAACATTCTCATACGACAGAATTTCTACTAATGATTTTATCAGCAGGGATTGCTGTGGTTTCAATTTATCTTGCAAGAAAATTCTATCTTCAAAATATTAGACCGATTACTTCACTTGTAAATAATTTTACAAAACTGTATAAACTTCTGCTCAACAAATATTGGATTGATGAAGTCTACGATCTTCTCGTTGTTAATCCTATAAAAACTGCATCTGAAAAATTTCTGTGGAAAGTTAATGACGTTAAGATCATTGATGGATTCTTGAATGGGACTGCGGCATTTTTTGATTCAGGAAGCAAGTTCATTCGAAAGATCCAAAATGGAGTTGCACAGTTTTACGCTCTCGTAATGGTTTTTGGAATCGCTATAATACTTTTTATACTTTTCATTTTTTAA
- a CDS encoding NADH-quinone oxidoreductase subunit M — MLENYILTATIFIPLIGAVVLLFINSEKSNLLKYTALSFSLVTFIVSLFLYFGFDSLKSEFQFLTKIEWIKSLNASYHIGIDGISLLLILLTTFITPITLISSWESIQKKVKEFLFFFLVLETGMIGVFASLDLFLFYIFWESMLIPMYFIIGIWGGERKIYAAVKFFIYTMFGSLLMLVAIIALGIYGMNSIGYFTTDFLILKNVAPQLTQSVQLLMFLGFALSFAIKVPLFPFHTWLPDAHVEAPTAGSVILAGVLLKMGTYGLVRFCLPMFPQVSIDLAPYISALAIVGIIYGALVAMVQPDMKKLIAYSSVSHLGFVVLGIFAMNIESLQGAVIQMINHGLSTGALFLMVGMIYDRRHTRLISEYGGIAKQVPIFSTILLIVSLSSIGLPLLNGFIGEFLILIGTFKSAVLARWWFAALAATGVIFAAIYLLWMYQRIVFGKMENPQNEKLNDLNKREIGLLIPILIFIVWIGIYPSTFLNKSEESVKNILRDVDQIKKELVVINPKIN, encoded by the coding sequence ATGCTGGAAAATTACATTTTAACTGCGACAATTTTTATACCGCTGATTGGTGCGGTGGTACTTCTTTTTATTAATTCCGAGAAAAGTAATCTGTTAAAATATACTGCATTGAGCTTTTCTTTAGTCACATTCATTGTTTCTTTATTTCTTTATTTTGGTTTTGACTCATTAAAATCAGAGTTTCAATTCCTTACAAAAATAGAATGGATTAAAAGTCTGAATGCAAGCTATCACATCGGGATTGATGGAATTTCATTACTTCTAATTCTGCTCACGACTTTTATCACACCGATTACTTTAATTTCATCCTGGGAGAGCATTCAGAAAAAAGTGAAAGAATTCTTATTCTTTTTCCTTGTGCTGGAAACAGGAATGATCGGTGTGTTTGCCTCGCTTGATTTATTCCTTTTCTACATCTTTTGGGAATCAATGCTCATTCCAATGTACTTCATTATTGGAATATGGGGCGGTGAAAGAAAAATTTACGCTGCTGTAAAATTTTTCATTTATACAATGTTCGGCAGTTTGCTAATGCTCGTTGCAATTATTGCTCTCGGAATTTATGGAATGAACAGTATTGGATATTTTACAACTGATTTTCTGATTCTCAAAAATGTAGCTCCACAATTAACGCAATCGGTTCAGCTATTAATGTTTTTAGGTTTTGCATTAAGCTTCGCTATTAAGGTTCCACTTTTCCCATTTCACACGTGGTTACCCGATGCCCACGTTGAAGCACCAACAGCCGGCAGTGTCATTCTTGCTGGAGTTTTATTGAAAATGGGTACCTATGGATTAGTTCGTTTTTGTCTTCCTATGTTCCCGCAAGTTTCAATTGATTTGGCTCCTTATATAAGTGCATTGGCAATCGTTGGAATCATTTACGGTGCCTTAGTTGCTATGGTGCAGCCTGATATGAAAAAATTGATCGCATATAGTTCAGTAAGCCATTTGGGATTTGTTGTACTTGGAATTTTTGCAATGAACATTGAAAGCTTGCAAGGAGCTGTAATCCAGATGATAAATCACGGCTTATCTACTGGGGCTCTCTTTTTGATGGTTGGAATGATATATGACAGACGTCATACAAGATTGATTTCGGAATATGGCGGGATCGCAAAACAAGTTCCAATTTTTTCGACGATCCTTTTAATTGTTTCACTTAGTTCGATTGGATTACCTTTATTAAATGGATTCATTGGTGAGTTTTTAATTTTAATTGGTACTTTTAAATCTGCTGTATTAGCAAGGTGGTGGTTTGCTGCACTCGCTGCAACCGGAGTCATTTTCGCTGCTATTTATCTATTGTGGATGTATCAACGAATTGTTTTTGGAAAGATGGAAAATCCACAAAATGAAAAACTGAATGATCTAAACAAGAGGGAAATTGGATTATTAATTCCAATTTTAATATTTATTGTTTGGATTGGTATTTATCCTTCAACCTTTCTTAATAAATCAGAAGAATCTGTAAAAAATATTTTAAGGGACGTTGATCAAATTAAAAAAGAGTTAGTAGTTATAAATCCTAAGATAAATTGA
- a CDS encoding NAD(P)H-hydrate dehydratase — protein sequence MIKVVTSSEIKKLDQLASSYYKIPSIILMENAAIGVVDFITEYLCKTNQIDRILILCGHGNNGGDGFAIARHLVIRGFDVTVQFVGEQKKLSKDAKTNFEILKKFEKYESNLKIILTRKPISLRNAADTNLVIDAMLGTGLNSALRKPYNKIVNWINKVDAIKLAVDHPTGLSSDDGFVPNYCFEADYTLTMGLPKIGTLINEGPKNSGQLEIVDISYPNSLSSKSEIKSSLIEISDVKSFLPKRNLDSHKYSVGKVLGISGSKGLTGAAIMSSESALLAGCGGVLQLTTNKLQNVFSKKLKEVMTFSVESENYFLATSDFKKIKPKIEWADILMIGPGLGRKNETAELLWEIFTKFPKKKKVLDADGLNLLADQIISKNLDLSNSILTPHLGEFSRLIRKDVEFIKRNLLQAGSKFAKNNRCILVLKGAPTIIFDEKGNSYINSTGNPGMATVGMGDVLTGIISGLYSQGISAIEAAICGVFIHGLSGDIAKRRKNEFSLISSDVQQNISRAFSLIISG from the coding sequence ATGATTAAAGTTGTAACATCGTCAGAGATTAAAAAATTAGATCAACTCGCCTCTTCGTACTATAAAATTCCATCAATTATTCTAATGGAAAACGCTGCCATCGGTGTTGTGGATTTCATAACAGAATATTTATGTAAAACAAACCAGATAGATCGTATTTTAATTCTTTGCGGACACGGCAATAATGGAGGTGATGGTTTCGCAATCGCACGGCATCTAGTTATTCGTGGATTTGATGTTACCGTCCAATTTGTTGGTGAACAAAAAAAACTATCGAAAGATGCAAAAACGAATTTTGAAATTCTTAAGAAGTTCGAAAAATATGAATCCAATTTAAAGATCATATTAACTCGGAAACCGATTTCACTCAGGAATGCTGCTGATACAAATTTAGTGATCGACGCAATGCTTGGTACAGGATTAAACTCTGCTCTCCGAAAACCTTATAATAAAATTGTAAATTGGATAAATAAAGTTGATGCAATCAAACTCGCAGTTGATCACCCCACTGGCTTATCGAGTGATGATGGATTTGTTCCGAATTATTGCTTCGAAGCTGACTATACTTTAACCATGGGCCTTCCAAAAATCGGTACACTAATAAATGAGGGGCCTAAAAATTCCGGACAATTAGAGATTGTTGACATATCTTATCCAAATTCATTGTCCAGCAAATCAGAAATTAAGTCCTCCTTGATAGAAATCTCTGATGTAAAATCATTTCTCCCCAAAAGAAACTTAGACTCACATAAATATTCAGTCGGTAAAGTACTCGGAATTTCTGGTTCAAAAGGATTGACTGGCGCAGCAATCATGTCATCTGAATCTGCACTTCTTGCCGGATGCGGCGGAGTACTTCAATTAACCACGAATAAGCTGCAAAATGTTTTTTCCAAAAAGTTAAAAGAGGTAATGACATTTTCTGTTGAAAGTGAAAATTATTTCCTTGCTACTTCTGATTTTAAAAAGATAAAACCAAAAATTGAATGGGCGGATATTCTGATGATTGGACCTGGGCTTGGTAGAAAAAACGAAACCGCAGAATTGCTATGGGAAATCTTTACTAAGTTTCCCAAAAAGAAAAAAGTTTTAGATGCTGATGGATTAAATTTATTAGCGGATCAAATTATTTCGAAGAACTTAGACCTCTCGAATTCTATTTTAACCCCTCATCTCGGTGAATTCTCGAGATTAATTCGAAAAGATGTTGAGTTCATCAAGCGAAATTTACTGCAAGCAGGCAGCAAGTTTGCCAAGAATAATAGGTGCATTTTAGTTCTGAAGGGAGCTCCAACTATCATCTTCGATGAAAAAGGAAATAGTTATATCAATTCTACTGGAAATCCGGGAATGGCAACAGTTGGAATGGGAGATGTATTGACCGGTATCATTTCCGGACTTTACTCCCAAGGAATATCCGCGATTGAAGCTGCGATCTGCGGTGTATTCATTCACGGACTTTCTGGAGATATAGCAAAGAGAAGAAAGAACGAATTTAGCTTGATCTCTTCGGATGTTCAGCAAAATATCTCGAGAGCATTCAGCCTTATTATTTCAGGCTGA
- a CDS encoding NADH-quinone oxidoreductase subunit J, translating to MFEIILFIFFALTAVTSAVIMITRANPVISAIFLIINFFALAGLYLVLNAQFIAALQILVYAGAIMVLFVFVIMLLNLDDEEALTDRFNIKRIAAISVGVVIFIQIAYVILFKGNSAINYPQSNNSVTAGKIESIGMQLFTTYLIPFEITSMLLIAAMIGAIVLAKRKFE from the coding sequence ATGTTTGAAATTATTCTCTTTATATTCTTTGCATTGACTGCTGTCACATCTGCAGTCATTATGATTACACGGGCTAATCCGGTTATCTCGGCAATTTTTTTGATAATCAATTTTTTCGCACTTGCAGGATTGTATCTTGTTCTTAATGCTCAGTTTATAGCGGCGCTTCAGATTTTAGTTTATGCCGGTGCTATAATGGTACTTTTCGTTTTTGTGATCATGCTTCTAAATCTTGATGATGAAGAAGCTTTGACAGATAGATTCAACATTAAGAGAATAGCGGCGATATCTGTCGGTGTAGTGATTTTCATTCAAATTGCGTATGTAATTCTTTTTAAAGGGAATTCTGCAATAAACTATCCGCAATCGAATAATTCTGTGACAGCCGGAAAGATCGAAAGTATCGGGATGCAATTATTTACTACTTATTTGATCCCATTTGAAATCACTTCTATGCTTTTGATTGCAGCGATGATTGGGGCTATTGTATTAGCAAAAAGGAAATTCGAATGA
- the nuoK gene encoding NADH-quinone oxidoreductase subunit NuoK — translation MIGIEFYLIVSALMFCIGVVGVITRRNAIIVFMSIELMLNSVNLTFVTFSSFLGDSAGQIFVFFVMTVAAAEAAVGLAIIIAIFRNKLTVNLDEINILKW, via the coding sequence ATGATCGGAATTGAATTTTATTTAATAGTAAGTGCATTAATGTTTTGTATAGGTGTCGTCGGTGTGATCACCCGTCGAAATGCGATTATCGTTTTTATGTCTATTGAGTTGATGTTGAATTCTGTGAATCTAACATTTGTTACATTTTCATCTTTTCTTGGAGATAGTGCAGGACAAATTTTTGTATTCTTTGTCATGACTGTCGCTGCAGCAGAAGCTGCTGTTGGTCTTGCAATAATAATCGCAATCTTCAGAAATAAATTAACTGTTAACTTAGACGAAATTAATATTCTCAAGTGGTAA
- a CDS encoding citrate transporter encodes MKKIIFLFALLFLLLTHTEFGLANSSLASVSDTTSQTLSTAASSHAEKTLPSAFMVIPFVVLLLMIATGPLFYKHFWEHHYPKVAIFLGMITVTYYLVVLKDSHSLIHTLEEYLSFIALLTSLFVASGGILIKIDRKSTPFANVIFLLFGALISNLIGTTGASMLLIRPFLRMNRDRINTYHVVFFIFIVSNMGGGLTPIGDPPLFLGFLRGVDFFWVATHVWHIWLIGVLSILIVFYFIDKRNSGKGESVTEYTGKIELRGAKNFIYLLIVIISVFLDPKVLSWVPSLHPLPFGIREIIMFSVAFFSYKFANKEALKGNEFDFDPIKEVAFLFIGIFATMIPALQLIAYETKVYGAQLTADIFYWGTGILSAFLDNAPTYLNFLSAAMGKFGLNIDLYQDVHHFQEQDPIYLMAISVAAVFFGAMTYIGNGPNFMVKSISERAGIEVPSFIGYLVKYAIPILIPIFTIIWLVFFYGRG; translated from the coding sequence ATGAAAAAAATAATATTCTTATTTGCACTTTTATTTTTATTACTTACGCATACCGAATTCGGATTAGCGAATTCTTCATTAGCAAGCGTGAGCGATACAACATCCCAGACACTCTCAACTGCAGCTTCTTCACATGCTGAAAAAACTTTGCCATCCGCATTTATGGTAATTCCATTTGTGGTTTTATTGCTGATGATCGCGACTGGTCCATTATTTTACAAACATTTTTGGGAACATCACTATCCTAAGGTTGCAATTTTTCTTGGGATGATTACTGTTACTTATTATTTGGTTGTATTAAAAGACTCTCACAGTTTAATTCACACGCTGGAGGAGTATCTTTCATTTATAGCTTTGCTGACTTCTCTTTTTGTTGCTTCAGGCGGGATATTAATTAAGATCGATCGAAAGTCAACGCCATTTGCAAATGTTATTTTTTTGTTATTCGGCGCATTGATCTCTAATCTCATTGGAACAACCGGAGCCTCAATGCTATTGATCCGTCCATTTCTTAGGATGAATCGTGATAGAATTAATACGTATCATGTAGTGTTCTTCATTTTTATAGTGAGCAACATGGGAGGCGGTTTGACACCTATTGGGGATCCTCCGTTGTTTCTTGGTTTTTTGAGAGGAGTTGATTTCTTTTGGGTCGCAACACATGTTTGGCACATCTGGTTAATTGGTGTATTGAGTATTTTAATTGTATTTTATTTCATTGATAAAAGAAACAGTGGTAAAGGAGAATCTGTTACTGAGTACACCGGAAAAATTGAACTTCGCGGCGCAAAGAATTTTATATACTTGTTAATTGTCATTATCTCAGTTTTTCTCGATCCAAAAGTTTTGAGCTGGGTTCCGAGTCTCCATCCACTCCCATTTGGAATTCGAGAAATCATAATGTTCTCCGTTGCCTTTTTCTCGTATAAGTTTGCGAATAAAGAGGCGCTTAAAGGGAATGAATTTGACTTTGATCCTATCAAAGAAGTTGCATTTTTATTTATAGGAATTTTTGCAACAATGATCCCTGCACTTCAATTAATTGCATATGAGACAAAAGTTTATGGTGCTCAATTGACTGCAGATATTTTTTATTGGGGGACTGGAATACTCTCGGCATTTCTTGATAATGCACCCACATATCTAAACTTTTTGAGTGCAGCAATGGGCAAGTTTGGATTAAATATTGATCTTTACCAAGATGTACATCATTTTCAAGAACAGGATCCGATTTATTTAATGGCTATTTCTGTGGCTGCTGTATTTTTCGGTGCAATGACTTACATAGGTAATGGTCCAAACTTCATGGTAAAATCAATTTCTGAGCGTGCTGGCATTGAAGTGCCGAGCTTTATCGGATATCTTGTTAAATATGCAATTCCAATTTTAATTCCGATCTTTACAATTATTTGGTTAGTATTCTTTTATGGCAGAGGTTAA
- a CDS encoding NADH-quinone oxidoreductase subunit N, giving the protein MDINSFINILPILLITLLALVAILIEAFIKKSESILHWLTVIGTFGIAAYSLLSIHEQYLNFSGMIHSGGITHVFYFAFLVTTGMIALVSKNYMTKIQFHHGEYYLLLMLAALGMMVMASSRDLMLTFLGLELMSVSFYVLAGFNRKKLLNNEASLKYFLLGAFATGFLLYGIALIYGSAKTTSISTIVGSFPSLLSNVVFTLGLILFLIGLSFKIAAFPFHMWVPDVYEGSPTTVTAFMSTAGKMAAFAAIIVSLYGSTIQPQMFSDLGNILAILSVLSMLFGSIVALAQTNLKRMLAYSSIAHAGYLLIGIAAANKLGLSGVIYYLIVYAFMNIGAFLIISLFEDSTDKRIQLDDLAGLVNQKPLIAAFMAMFMFALSGLPPFGGFFGKYYVFVSAIDAGMTWLAVIGVLSSVIAVYFYLRVIIYMYFRETQVYISANYSFTENFVLVVSILIVLHMGIFPSTVLDLITRYL; this is encoded by the coding sequence ATGGATATAAATTCATTTATAAATATTTTACCGATTCTTCTAATAACTCTTTTGGCTTTAGTCGCAATATTAATTGAAGCATTTATTAAGAAAAGTGAATCGATTCTTCATTGGCTGACAGTGATTGGAACGTTCGGTATTGCAGCTTATTCTCTCCTTAGCATTCATGAGCAATATCTGAATTTTTCAGGTATGATACATTCTGGGGGAATCACGCATGTTTTTTATTTTGCGTTTTTAGTAACTACTGGAATGATAGCTTTAGTTTCAAAGAATTACATGACAAAAATTCAGTTTCATCATGGAGAATATTACTTACTTCTCATGCTTGCCGCATTAGGAATGATGGTAATGGCTTCATCCCGAGATCTGATGCTCACTTTCCTTGGATTAGAATTGATGTCGGTAAGTTTTTATGTTCTTGCGGGATTCAATCGAAAAAAACTTTTAAATAACGAAGCTTCATTAAAGTATTTTTTACTTGGTGCATTTGCAACTGGTTTTTTACTGTATGGAATTGCTCTTATTTATGGATCGGCAAAAACAACAAGCATTTCGACAATCGTTGGTTCTTTTCCATCACTCCTTTCTAATGTAGTCTTTACACTTGGATTAATTCTTTTTTTAATTGGTTTATCTTTCAAAATCGCAGCATTTCCGTTTCACATGTGGGTGCCGGATGTTTATGAAGGTAGTCCAACAACAGTTACTGCGTTCATGTCTACTGCGGGAAAAATGGCAGCCTTTGCTGCTATAATTGTTTCGCTATATGGTTCTACAATACAACCTCAAATGTTTTCAGATTTAGGAAACATACTCGCTATACTTTCAGTTTTGAGTATGCTTTTTGGAAGTATTGTTGCTCTGGCACAAACTAATTTAAAACGAATGCTTGCTTATTCAAGTATTGCGCATGCAGGTTATTTGCTGATTGGAATTGCAGCCGCAAACAAGCTCGGATTGAGCGGAGTTATTTATTATTTGATCGTTTATGCTTTTATGAACATTGGAGCGTTTTTAATTATTTCACTATTTGAAGATTCTACAGATAAGAGAATTCAGCTCGACGATTTAGCCGGATTGGTCAATCAAAAACCATTGATTGCAGCTTTTATGGCGATGTTCATGTTTGCTTTATCAGGGCTTCCTCCATTTGGTGGTTTCTTTGGTAAGTATTATGTCTTCGTTTCTGCGATCGATGCAGGCATGACGTGGCTGGCTGTGATCGGTGTTTTATCTAGTGTTATCGCTGTCTATTTTTATTTGCGTGTAATCATATACATGTATTTTAGAGAGACTCAAGTTTATATCTCCGCAAACTATTCATTTACTGAAAATTTTGTATTAGTCGTAAGTATTTTGATTGTGCTGCACATGGGAATTTTCCCTTCGACAGTGCTCGATTTGATCACTAGATATTTATAA